Proteins co-encoded in one Capsicum annuum cultivar UCD-10X-F1 chromosome 9, UCD10Xv1.1, whole genome shotgun sequence genomic window:
- the LOC107841998 gene encoding uncharacterized protein LOC107841998: MADFNFDSACTSPYISAPSSPQHLGTTFFFSAPTSPTRISALNRETNIIHDNNDAIDDDTNGYAFEFSGHEMEKSSVTAADELFDGGKIKPKPVLSFESKQKKKEIESIAEDNELGNDDGRGRERNQHSKLSSSGSRRHKATRSLSPMRVADLLLIDENDESINTEKTEAESSVSSLISLWNSWKLKDLLLFRSASESRVSSRTEELNKYALVKKLRQEDVKKVGLSSRRRRTGPISAHELHYKMKRDVLKEMKKKTFLPYKRSVLSWHGCYGLDDTISMYMTPRPQ, from the coding sequence ATGGCAGATTTCAACTTCGATAGTGCTTGTACTTCTCCTTATATAAGTGCACCTTCAAGTCCTCAACATCTTGGTACGACATTCTTTTTCAGTGCCCCCACTAGCCCTACACGTATCTCTGCCCTCAACAGAGAAACCAACATTATTCATGATAATAATGATGCGATTGATGATGATACAAATGGTTACGCTTTTGAATTTAGCGGACATGAAATGGAGAAAAGTTCAGTAACAGCAGCTGACGAGCTATTTGATGGTGGAAAGATCAAGCCAAAGCCAGTACTATCATTTGAGTccaaacaaaagaagaaagaaattgaaTCAATTGCAGAAGATAATGAACTAGGAAATGACGATGGTCGTGGaagagaaagaaatcaacacTCTAAATTGAGTTCTTCAGGATCCAGGAGACACAAAGCAACGAGATCATTGTCTCCAATGAGAGTTGCAGATCTGTTGTTAATTGATGAAAATGATGAAAGTATTAATACAGAAAAAACAGAAGCAGAGTCCTCTGTTTCATCGTTGATATCACTATGGAACTCATGGAAATTGAAGGACTTATTGTTGTTTAGAAGTGCTTCTGAGAGTCGAGTGAGTAGCAGAACGGAAGAGTTAAACAAGTATGCATTGGTGAAGAAATTGCGTCAAGAAGATGTTAAGAAGGTGGGATTGAGCTCGAGAAGGAGGAGGACGGGGCCAATTTCGGCTCATGAGTTGCATTACAAGATGAAGAGGGACGTGttaaaagagatgaagaagaaaacttTCTTACCATACAAACGAAGTGTACTTAGTTGGCATGGTTGCTATGGCCTCGATGATACAATATCAATGTACATGACTCCTCGTCCTCAATAG
- the LOC107841999 gene encoding uncharacterized protein LOC107841999, with translation MTDNDKFQFRQCLYFPYISAPSSPQHFGSTFFFSVPTSPSLISALSIETNVIHDNDDAIDDDTNDFTFEFGRYEMEKSSVTATDELFDSGKIKPKLILSFESKQKRKEVESIAEDNELGNDDGRERERNQHSKLNSSGPRRHKATRSFSPLRVANLLLIEENEENIKRGKTKIESSVSSLISLWARTWKLKDLLLFRSASES, from the coding sequence ATGACAGATAATGACAAATTTCAATTTAGACAGTGCTTGTACTTTCCTTATATAAGTGCCCCTTCAAGTCCTCAACATTTTGGATCAACATTCTTTTTCAGTGTTCCCACTAGCCCTAGTCTTATCTCCGCTCTTTCCATAGAAACCAACGTTATTCATGACAATGATGATGCAATTGATGATGATACAAATGATTTTACTTTTGAATTTGGCAGATATGAGATGGAGAAAAGCTCAGTAACAGCAACTGACGAGCTATTTGATAGTGGAAAGATCAAGCCAAAGCTAATACTATCATTTGAGTCCAAGCAAAAGAGAAAAGAAGTTGAATCAATTGCAGAAGATAATGAACTAGGAAATGACGATGGTCGtgaaagagaaagaaatcaacaTTCTAAACTGAATTCTTCAGGTCCTAGGAGGCACAAAGCGACAAGATCATTCTCTCCTCTGAGGGTTGCGAATCTGTTGTTAATTGAAGAAAACGAAGAAAATATCaagagagggaaaacaaaaaTAGAGTCCTCTGTTTCATCATTGATATCGCTATGGGCCAGAACGTGGAAGCTGAAAGACTTATTGTTGTTCAGAAGTGCTTCAGAGAGTTGA